A stretch of the Synechocystis sp. PCC 7338 genome encodes the following:
- the cofH gene encoding 7,8-didemethyl-8-hydroxy-5-deazariboflavin synthase subunit CofH — protein MVLSAVNLNLIEELVAQALALEDLTPQQGLLLLQCDDPQGWELIRQYGDRLRQKLVGETVTYVVNRNINFTNICEQHCNFCAFRRDDGEVGAYWLNDSEIFNKTKGAVAQGATEICLQGGLNPQAKINGSSLTYYVNLVETIKGQFPQLHLHGFSPQEIQFIARQDGLTYGKVLVALKFAGLDSLPGTAAEVLVDRVRRIICPEKIDSQTWLEIIGLAHSHGLPTTSTLMAGHIETPEEIITHLDRLRRRQQTSLARGYAASITEFILLPFVGEKAPPSLRKRVGRDQPDLNQALQIMAIARLYLGKWIVNHQPSWVKLGLAGATTALAWGCNDLGGTLMEEHITTMAGAKGGTCLSATQLQNAIIAMGRPHQQRTTLYKHLEAN, from the coding sequence ATGGTTCTATCTGCCGTTAATCTTAACTTGATTGAAGAACTCGTTGCCCAAGCCCTGGCCCTGGAAGACTTGACTCCCCAGCAGGGTCTGCTCCTCCTCCAATGTGATGACCCCCAAGGTTGGGAGTTAATCAGACAATACGGCGATCGCCTGCGGCAGAAATTAGTGGGGGAAACGGTCACCTATGTGGTCAATCGCAACATTAACTTCACCAATATTTGCGAGCAACATTGTAATTTTTGCGCCTTTCGTCGGGATGATGGGGAGGTGGGAGCTTACTGGTTAAATGACTCGGAAATTTTCAACAAAACTAAGGGCGCAGTGGCCCAGGGAGCAACGGAAATTTGCCTCCAGGGAGGGTTAAATCCTCAGGCAAAAATTAATGGTTCCAGCTTGACCTATTACGTCAACTTAGTCGAAACCATCAAGGGACAATTTCCCCAACTCCATCTCCACGGCTTTTCTCCCCAGGAAATTCAATTTATCGCCCGCCAGGATGGTTTGACCTATGGAAAAGTGTTAGTGGCCCTCAAATTCGCTGGGTTGGATTCCTTACCAGGCACAGCGGCAGAAGTATTGGTAGACCGGGTACGGCGTATTATTTGCCCCGAAAAAATCGACAGTCAGACTTGGTTAGAGATCATTGGTTTGGCCCATAGCCACGGTTTACCCACCACTAGTACCCTCATGGCTGGCCACATTGAAACCCCAGAGGAGATCATTACCCATCTTGATCGCCTGCGACGAAGACAGCAGACTAGTCTGGCCCGAGGTTATGCCGCCAGTATTACTGAATTTATCCTCCTGCCCTTTGTGGGGGAAAAAGCGCCCCCCAGCCTGAGGAAACGGGTCGGTAGAGACCAACCGGATTTAAATCAAGCCTTGCAAATTATGGCGATCGCCCGTTTGTATCTGGGGAAATGGATTGTCAATCACCAACCAAGCTGGGTCAAGCTAGGACTCGCGGGGGCCACCACCGCTTTGGCGTGGGGCTGTAACGATTTGGGGGGAACCCTGATGGAAGAACACATCACCACCATGGCCGGGGCCAAAGGGGGAACCTGTCTGAGCGCAACCCAACTGCAAAATGCCATCATTGCCATGGGTCGTCCCCATCAACAACGAACTACCCTCTACAAGCATCTAGAGGCGAATTGA
- a CDS encoding HD domain-containing protein, translating into MNLSSPPALTDRFSDALVLANQLHAEQYRKGSRVPYVSHLLGVTALVLEMGGNEDEAIAALLHDAVEDQGGMETLTMIEHQFGQTVAALIRACSDSTTVPKPPWEQRKQEHLAKMRQVSLAVLKISLADTLHNARTIAIDLRRHGDEIWQEFNRGKSGILWYYQSIWSIYQDRNPNAWSNELIDIIDGWRYGKL; encoded by the coding sequence ATGAATCTATCAAGTCCTCCTGCCCTCACTGACCGCTTTAGTGATGCTCTGGTATTAGCTAACCAATTACATGCTGAACAATACCGCAAGGGTTCCCGAGTGCCCTACGTCAGTCATTTGTTGGGGGTGACGGCCCTGGTGTTGGAAATGGGGGGCAATGAAGATGAGGCGATCGCCGCTTTACTCCATGATGCGGTGGAAGATCAGGGGGGCATGGAAACCTTGACTATGATCGAACATCAATTTGGCCAAACCGTGGCAGCCTTAATCCGGGCCTGTTCAGACAGTACCACCGTGCCCAAACCTCCCTGGGAACAACGCAAACAAGAACATTTGGCAAAAATGCGTCAGGTTTCCCTAGCGGTGCTAAAAATTTCTTTAGCAGATACCCTCCACAATGCCCGCACCATCGCCATTGATTTACGTCGCCATGGCGATGAAATTTGGCAAGAGTTTAATCGGGGTAAGTCCGGTATTCTTTGGTATTACCAATCCATCTGGAGCATTTACCAAGACCGTAATCCCAATGCTTGGTCCAATGAGTTGATTGATATCATCGATGGGTGGCGTTATGGCAAGTTGTAA
- a CDS encoding cupin domain-containing protein: protein MAKSTITYWNPLTSNNQNEWHPIEGLEGMAEELTLSIDCESGEYTRLTRFFPRADTTPLGSKSHEYPEEIFIVSGRLYDCAFQMWLETGHYASRPPGEIHGPFKTEEGCVVLEVSFPNKISNPPNT, encoded by the coding sequence ATGGCTAAATCAACCATCACTTACTGGAACCCGTTAACTTCAAACAATCAAAACGAGTGGCATCCCATCGAAGGTCTTGAAGGCATGGCCGAGGAACTAACCCTTAGTATTGATTGCGAATCGGGGGAATATACCCGTTTAACCCGCTTTTTTCCCCGGGCCGACACAACGCCATTGGGAAGTAAAAGTCATGAATATCCTGAAGAGATCTTCATCGTGAGCGGTCGCCTATATGATTGTGCTTTTCAGATGTGGTTAGAAACCGGCCATTACGCAAGCAGACCTCCCGGCGAAATTCATGGGCCCTTTAAAACAGAGGAAGGGTGTGTGGTTCTTGAAGTGTCCTTTCCAAATAAAATCAGTAATCCACCAAATACTTAG
- a CDS encoding sugar transferase — MASAVQLIEMPALFGQAEVVALHDQLRNWLYQEINVEAQLQRVIFDFAKTQGLDSSAIIYLRRLGRWAQARGIEIMGWSVGPKVQTLFQQAGIDEYLTLPAVTNQVIAPEEKLALEVHPSVQSKAKRFMDMVGAVMGLGITALLFVPLAIAIKLDSPGPVLYSQLRCGYRGKQFRIWKFRSMVVNADDLKQKVENQIEGAFFKNENDPRITKLGHFLRKTSLDEFPQFFNILLGEMSLVGTRPPTLDEVDQYEIHHGERLEVKPGLTGEWQVNGRSSISNFEEVVALDLQYQQKWSIWHDLKLLVKTITVVFSKHSGAC; from the coding sequence ATGGCTAGCGCTGTTCAACTAATTGAAATGCCCGCTCTGTTTGGTCAAGCAGAAGTAGTTGCTCTCCATGATCAGTTAAGAAATTGGCTCTATCAAGAAATTAACGTAGAAGCCCAACTGCAACGAGTAATTTTTGATTTCGCTAAAACTCAGGGGTTGGATAGCAGTGCCATCATTTATCTACGACGGTTAGGGCGTTGGGCCCAGGCTCGGGGCATTGAAATTATGGGTTGGAGCGTGGGGCCAAAAGTACAGACCCTTTTCCAACAGGCTGGCATTGACGAGTATTTAACCCTGCCTGCCGTCACTAACCAAGTGATTGCCCCAGAAGAAAAATTAGCCCTGGAAGTCCACCCCTCAGTCCAGTCCAAGGCAAAACGGTTTATGGATATGGTAGGGGCAGTTATGGGTTTGGGAATCACTGCTCTGTTATTTGTTCCCCTGGCGATCGCCATTAAGTTAGATAGTCCTGGCCCGGTGCTTTATTCCCAACTGCGCTGTGGCTATCGGGGCAAACAATTTCGGATTTGGAAATTCCGTTCCATGGTGGTCAATGCCGACGACCTGAAACAAAAAGTGGAAAACCAAATTGAAGGAGCATTTTTCAAAAACGAAAATGACCCCCGCATCACCAAATTGGGTCACTTTCTACGCAAAACCAGCCTGGATGAATTTCCCCAATTTTTTAATATCCTGTTGGGAGAAATGAGTTTGGTGGGTACCCGCCCCCCCACATTAGATGAAGTAGATCAGTACGAAATTCATCATGGCGAACGGCTGGAAGTCAAACCTGGCTTAACGGGGGAATGGCAGGTCAATGGTCGCTCCTCCATCAGTAATTTTGAAGAAGTGGTGGCCCTGGATTTGCAGTACCAACAAAAGTGGAGCATTTGGCATGACCTCAAGCTCCTGGTGAAAACCATCACCGTAGTATTTTCTAAACATAGCGGTGCTTGCTAG
- a CDS encoding sulfotransferase, which produces MATNLSLHLSTTAQANRLPNFFIVGAAKAGTTALHHYLQQHPAIYMTPGKETNFFAYEGQQLNFRGPGDEAVADFSITNLADYQAQFQGVTTETAIGEACPLYLYDRQVAQRIQHHCPTAKIIIILREPVARAYANYLHLVRDGRETTLDFAQALAQEPERTEANWEWFWHYQQAGYYAEQVRRYYDLFPANQIRVYLYEDLRRDAQGLMQDIFTFLEINAQFLPDFSERPNKSGMPKNPWLHGLLTKPNVLKALVKPLLPQKLRQSIQHSNLTTPPLDPVLKQQLQTQYREDILACQALIKRDLTSWLP; this is translated from the coding sequence ATGGCTACTAACCTTTCGCTCCATCTCTCCACCACTGCCCAAGCCAACCGGTTGCCTAACTTCTTCATTGTTGGCGCAGCCAAAGCTGGCACCACCGCCCTGCACCATTACCTCCAACAACATCCCGCTATCTATATGACTCCAGGCAAAGAAACTAACTTTTTTGCCTACGAAGGACAGCAGTTAAATTTTCGGGGTCCAGGGGATGAGGCGGTGGCGGATTTTTCCATCACTAATCTGGCTGATTACCAAGCCCAATTTCAAGGAGTAACTACCGAAACGGCGATCGGGGAAGCCTGTCCTTTATACCTTTACGATCGCCAAGTAGCCCAGAGAATCCAGCACCATTGCCCCACCGCAAAAATTATTATTATCCTGCGGGAGCCAGTGGCCCGGGCCTATGCCAATTATCTCCATCTAGTGAGAGATGGCCGGGAAACAACCTTGGATTTTGCCCAGGCCCTAGCCCAGGAACCGGAGCGGACGGAAGCGAACTGGGAATGGTTTTGGCACTATCAACAGGCCGGCTACTACGCCGAGCAGGTGCGGCGATACTATGACCTTTTCCCTGCCAACCAAATTCGGGTTTACCTCTACGAAGACTTGCGGCGCGACGCCCAAGGGCTAATGCAAGATATTTTTACTTTCCTAGAAATTAATGCCCAATTCCTGCCGGATTTCAGTGAACGGCCCAATAAATCAGGAATGCCAAAAAATCCCTGGCTCCATGGCCTGTTGACCAAACCCAATGTCCTCAAAGCCCTTGTCAAGCCTCTATTACCGCAAAAACTACGGCAGTCCATCCAGCATAGTAATTTGACTACTCCTCCCCTCGATCCGGTGCTGAAGCAACAATTGCAAACCCAGTACCGAGAAGATATTCTGGCTTGTCAAGCGTTGATCAAGCGAGACCTAACCTCCTGGCTACCATGA
- a CDS encoding glycosyltransferase family 4 protein, translated as MKTIWHLIGDRRPGGSNHLVRHLLNSSLGESFASQTLTLEQGLKRVKGELPDAIIFHYASAWKYLPALWRLQTMAPVYICEHHYCAGFEQHQVKSLRRFRLLLKTAYGLADGVISVSQAQKQWLIGHKLVHPAKVKVIRPASPLANFLALPLKPPSSTLTLGVYGRFAPQKGFDLLLKAIANLPSDLPIRIKLGGYGEDEALIRQLTAVLPVVQLVGPVDDVPTFLADCDGVIIPSRWEPWGLVALEAKAAGKGIIATAVDGLPEQVDGFGLLCPPEQMEMLTRAIAKVSPEQLQQWGQEGRIAVANAWEKCVQEWHDYLTAAIEWGHGS; from the coding sequence ATGAAAACTATCTGGCATTTAATTGGCGATCGCCGGCCGGGAGGCTCAAACCACCTGGTTCGCCATTTATTGAATTCTTCCCTGGGAGAGAGTTTTGCTAGCCAAACCCTGACCCTGGAGCAAGGGCTAAAGCGAGTCAAGGGAGAGTTACCAGACGCTATCATTTTCCATTACGCTAGTGCTTGGAAATATTTACCTGCCCTGTGGCGACTGCAGACCATGGCACCGGTATATATTTGTGAGCATCACTACTGTGCTGGCTTTGAACAGCATCAAGTTAAATCTCTCCGGCGCTTCCGGCTTTTACTTAAAACTGCCTACGGATTGGCTGATGGGGTGATCAGTGTTTCCCAAGCCCAAAAACAATGGCTAATCGGCCATAAATTAGTGCATCCAGCCAAGGTAAAGGTTATTCGTCCGGCCTCTCCTCTGGCCAATTTTTTGGCTTTGCCCCTGAAACCCCCCAGCTCGACCTTAACCCTGGGGGTCTATGGACGGTTTGCGCCCCAAAAAGGCTTCGACCTCTTGTTAAAGGCGATCGCCAACCTGCCCTCGGATCTTCCAATCCGAATCAAATTGGGGGGCTACGGTGAGGATGAAGCCTTGATTAGGCAATTAACCGCTGTCCTGCCTGTAGTGCAATTGGTGGGGCCAGTGGATGATGTACCAACTTTTTTGGCCGATTGTGACGGGGTAATTATTCCCTCCCGTTGGGAACCTTGGGGTTTGGTGGCGTTGGAAGCCAAAGCGGCCGGAAAAGGTATCATCGCCACCGCCGTGGATGGACTTCCGGAACAAGTAGATGGGTTTGGTCTGCTTTGTCCCCCAGAACAGATGGAAATGTTGACTAGAGCGATCGCCAAAGTCAGTCCAGAACAATTACAACAATGGGGCCAGGAAGGAAGGATAGCCGTGGCCAATGCCTGGGAAAAATGTGTACAGGAATGGCATGACTATCTGACGGCGGCCATAGAGTGGGGCCATGGGAGCTAG
- a CDS encoding lipopolysaccharide biosynthesis protein codes for MSLAISYNEAFKVKSIRCPGTVRGEETRVKELIAKLKAKFSHKDGTFVRNLGWLGGSGAIIRVSRLIATVILARFLTKEDYGLAALVLTTNEFVRVFTRNGVVIRLIQTEAERLEELAESAYWLNWLMFIGLFMVQCLVAFPIATFYDNQRLILPICAMAVNLLTIPLGIIQAALIQREGRFKIIALAELSQISSDNILSAIFALLGFGLWAIILPKILVAPIWVYFMRRYHPWRPSKGFHRHHWGDLIGFGKSVLGVELLNTLRSNLDYLIIGRFLSVEALGVYYFAFNAGLGISLGIITSIKAALLPHLCDVRDNLAQFRARYWQSQKTIAMVIIPFVLLQASLAPFYVPLVFGDRWAGAIPILMLICLSAIPRPFADAASQLLLAVDKPQWDLWWNLIFTTLFAGCLMWGVQGGNVGVAIAVLATHWLCLPLFSLWASRTIFRRLALAGEV; via the coding sequence ATGTCGTTGGCAATCTCTTACAATGAAGCCTTCAAAGTCAAATCAATCCGGTGTCCAGGGACGGTTAGGGGAGAAGAAACCCGGGTGAAGGAATTAATCGCCAAGCTTAAAGCCAAATTTAGCCACAAAGACGGTACTTTTGTGCGAAACCTCGGTTGGCTGGGGGGATCGGGGGCGATTATTCGGGTTTCCCGGTTGATTGCAACGGTTATCCTAGCCCGATTTTTGACCAAGGAAGATTACGGCCTGGCGGCGTTGGTGTTAACCACCAATGAGTTTGTGCGAGTTTTTACCCGTAATGGGGTGGTCATTCGCCTGATCCAAACTGAAGCAGAGCGGTTGGAAGAGTTGGCCGAATCGGCCTACTGGCTCAATTGGCTGATGTTTATTGGGTTATTTATGGTGCAATGTTTAGTGGCGTTCCCCATTGCTACTTTTTACGACAATCAACGCCTAATTTTGCCCATCTGTGCCATGGCAGTGAACCTGCTCACTATTCCCCTGGGCATTATCCAAGCGGCCCTAATTCAGAGGGAAGGACGGTTTAAAATTATTGCCCTGGCGGAGTTAAGCCAAATTTCCAGCGACAATATCCTCTCCGCCATCTTTGCCCTGTTGGGGTTTGGTCTCTGGGCGATTATTTTGCCTAAAATTTTAGTAGCCCCCATTTGGGTTTACTTTATGCGCCGCTACCATCCTTGGCGACCTTCTAAAGGGTTTCACCGTCATCACTGGGGGGATTTAATTGGTTTTGGTAAATCGGTGTTGGGGGTGGAGTTGTTAAATACCCTGCGTAGTAATTTGGATTACCTCATCATTGGCCGCTTTTTGAGCGTGGAAGCTTTGGGGGTTTACTACTTTGCTTTTAATGCTGGTCTAGGTATTAGTTTGGGCATTATCACCTCCATTAAGGCGGCTCTGCTCCCCCACCTGTGTGACGTGCGAGATAACTTGGCTCAGTTCCGGGCCCGCTATTGGCAGAGTCAAAAAACCATTGCCATGGTGATTATTCCCTTTGTGCTTCTACAAGCCAGTTTGGCGCCCTTTTATGTGCCCCTCGTTTTTGGTGATCGGTGGGCTGGAGCCATTCCTATTTTGATGTTAATTTGTCTATCGGCCATTCCCCGGCCTTTTGCCGATGCTGCTTCCCAATTATTGCTAGCGGTGGATAAGCCCCAATGGGACCTTTGGTGGAATTTAATTTTTACTACCCTTTTTGCTGGTTGTTTAATGTGGGGAGTGCAAGGGGGCAATGTGGGGGTGGCGATCGCCGTTTTGGCCACTCATTGGCTCTGTTTACCCCTATTTTCGCTTTGGGCTTCCCGCACAATATTTCGACGTTTGGCTTTGGCCGGGGAAGTATAA
- a CDS encoding polysaccharide biosynthesis/export family protein, producing MGLLALGWQQGVWALPFSPGDRLEVSIPNEKYFAGVYVVNQVGVIEVPFLGPVAVEGLERAAVEEKLHQLLTDQGYFPPDKLQLSVQVLQWAPVQVTVAGEVFQPGRVLIENPGEPSNEITVPPESQSVTGDYPFWRYGINALRAVGGVLPTADVANIVVQRGEEEIPLDLSGVFTGDAVADIPLMAGDRLVVPSTGQVQPALARPSQITPPGIKVFISNLTVPANSNATSAVGNQQEGITFPYGARFSQAVVAANCVGGTANVNANRRAILVRVDTASGATLVTEKPVEELVRNSHSNTDNPLLMPRDAIACYDSGMTNTRDIFRSITDLLSPLDPFLIFRNLFFR from the coding sequence TTGGGATTACTTGCACTGGGTTGGCAACAAGGGGTCTGGGCCCTACCCTTTTCCCCAGGCGATCGCCTGGAAGTTTCCATTCCCAACGAAAAATATTTTGCTGGGGTTTACGTAGTCAACCAGGTCGGGGTGATCGAAGTGCCTTTTTTGGGGCCCGTGGCTGTGGAAGGGTTAGAACGTGCCGCAGTGGAAGAAAAACTCCATCAATTACTAACCGACCAGGGTTATTTTCCCCCGGATAAACTCCAGCTATCAGTGCAGGTGCTGCAATGGGCTCCGGTACAAGTGACGGTGGCAGGGGAGGTATTCCAGCCAGGGCGGGTACTGATTGAAAATCCTGGAGAACCCAGCAACGAAATTACGGTGCCTCCAGAAAGTCAGTCGGTGACGGGGGATTATCCTTTTTGGCGCTACGGCATTAACGCACTCCGGGCCGTGGGGGGCGTTTTACCCACAGCGGATGTAGCCAATATTGTGGTGCAACGGGGAGAGGAAGAAATTCCCCTAGACCTGTCGGGGGTATTCACCGGGGATGCGGTGGCCGATATTCCCCTCATGGCTGGCGATCGACTAGTGGTGCCCAGCACTGGCCAGGTGCAACCGGCCTTGGCACGTCCCTCCCAAATCACTCCCCCTGGTATAAAAGTATTTATTTCTAACCTCACCGTACCTGCCAATAGCAATGCCACCTCGGCAGTGGGGAACCAACAAGAAGGCATCACCTTTCCCTATGGGGCCCGCTTTAGTCAGGCAGTGGTGGCGGCCAACTGTGTGGGGGGTACTGCTAATGTCAACGCCAATCGCCGCGCTATTTTGGTGCGGGTGGACACGGCCAGTGGAGCAACCCTGGTCACCGAAAAACCGGTGGAAGAATTGGTGCGTAATTCCCACAGCAACACAGACAATCCCCTACTCATGCCAAGGGACGCCATTGCTTGTTACGATTCCGGTATGACCAACACTAGGGATATTTTCCGCTCCATCACTGATTTACTCAGTCCCCTAGACCCCTTTTTGATTTTCCGTAATCTTTTCTTCCGTTAG
- a CDS encoding O-antigen ligase domain-containing protein: MNDPIKPENFPERLVWYSMVYIYGFYLLGATYIVGSVLGVILGLYVGLKWWLQTEATPEAEKIKIHWLIWVWIISMAMMQVALVMGHLDFDLPTSTIIKSSIGWLKGWAALALYPLAGCLPIRPRLIYRAVCVICLQTLLISPLLIIAPLLHFPEILYVSPLKAVGGPGTTFFDVSFYEVDFDGSIRQRLFTPWGPALGFVANIYFVLALKEKNKKWRWFGIIGSLYLAQICKSRLAIVSLILTPIFTFCLARLSRPFTLMVLGIGSTITGIMAPWLFNLLDTIMRKFTEARSESSRVRTTLKQIAGYRWETEAPIWGHGIVESGPHVVEYMPIGSHHTWYGLLFVKGIVGFYALAIPMVLSLFLLLIKAQRYAVAEAGLAVLFILFLYTFGENLEILAYLYWPGLIIMGLGFYASGDRPDYQ; this comes from the coding sequence GTGAACGATCCCATCAAGCCTGAAAATTTTCCCGAACGGCTGGTTTGGTACAGCATGGTCTACATTTATGGTTTTTACCTCCTGGGGGCCACCTACATTGTCGGGTCGGTGTTGGGGGTAATTCTGGGACTATACGTAGGGCTGAAATGGTGGTTGCAAACGGAAGCCACCCCGGAAGCGGAAAAAATTAAAATCCATTGGCTGATCTGGGTTTGGATCATTAGCATGGCAATGATGCAGGTGGCATTAGTGATGGGACATTTAGATTTTGACCTGCCCACAAGCACCATTATCAAATCCTCCATTGGCTGGCTCAAGGGATGGGCGGCCCTAGCCCTGTATCCCCTGGCGGGCTGTTTACCCATTCGGCCCCGACTGATTTACCGAGCCGTTTGTGTGATCTGTTTGCAAACCCTGCTCATTTCTCCCCTACTAATCATTGCGCCCCTACTCCATTTCCCCGAAATTCTCTATGTTTCTCCCCTCAAAGCGGTGGGAGGCCCAGGCACAACTTTTTTTGATGTTTCTTTTTACGAAGTGGATTTTGACGGTTCCATTCGTCAGCGGTTGTTTACTCCCTGGGGGCCGGCGTTGGGCTTTGTGGCCAATATCTATTTCGTGCTCGCCCTTAAGGAAAAAAATAAAAAATGGCGTTGGTTTGGCATTATCGGTTCCCTCTACCTAGCCCAAATTTGCAAGTCCCGCCTGGCGATCGTTTCCCTGATTTTGACCCCCATTTTCACCTTTTGCCTGGCCCGTCTCAGTCGTCCCTTTACCCTCATGGTGTTGGGCATAGGGAGTACCATTACCGGCATCATGGCGCCCTGGTTATTCAACTTATTGGATACCATAATGCGAAAATTCACCGAGGCTCGGTCGGAATCTAGCCGAGTGCGCACCACCTTGAAGCAAATTGCCGGTTATCGCTGGGAAACGGAAGCTCCCATTTGGGGCCATGGCATTGTGGAATCGGGACCCCACGTGGTGGAATATATGCCCATTGGCTCCCACCATACTTGGTACGGTTTGTTATTTGTCAAGGGCATTGTTGGTTTTTATGCTTTGGCCATTCCCATGGTTCTTAGTCTTTTTTTGTTATTAATTAAAGCCCAACGCTATGCAGTGGCGGAGGCGGGATTGGCAGTATTATTTATTCTTTTTCTCTACACTTTTGGGGAAAATTTAGAAATCCTCGCCTATCTTTATTGGCCTGGTCTAATTATCATGGGACTGGGTTTTTATGCTTCTGGCGATCGCCCGGATTATCAATGA